A stretch of the Uranotaenia lowii strain MFRU-FL chromosome 3, ASM2978415v1, whole genome shotgun sequence genome encodes the following:
- the LOC129756916 gene encoding surfeit locus protein 6 homolog, producing the protein MKKAVSHMMVDKLRSINDRFMYLLEAFQIPSKKADDINCDEYLLDSDPKVKQSIRFLPKKDSVNEAERDEVMKNKINSKYLHRQKKVSSESKAIRKQLSKKSNMKKSLRKMQLLERKALTTKQDIKIKEEKPSAPPTKTFNSESKIVFSRIQLDESDIPKKGIETDSKKLLRKVLKEKKELNDLKNAGESDKYAEIKSKNAWNRATAKTLGHKIRDDVNLLSKKIQKRKKQIKKSKDEWTQRKQKIEYKKDLKQKKRTENIKERADKKKNKKMQKLAKKGRIIPGF; encoded by the exons ATGAAGAAAGCGGTGAGCCACATGATGGTCGATAAACTTAGATCGATTAATGATCGGTTTATGTACCTACTCGAAGCCTTCCAAATACCGAGCAAAAAAGCTG ATGATATCAATTGCGATGAATATTTATTGGATAGTGATCCTAAGGTCAAACAATCTATTAGATTTCTGCCCAAAAAAGATTCTGTTAATGAAGCTGAACGCGATGAAGTAATGAAGAATAAAATTAATTCCAAATATCTTCATAGacagaaaaaagtttcaagcgAAAGCAAAGCGATTCGTAAACAACTGTCCAAGAAGAGTAATATGAAAAAATCTCTTCGTAAAATGCAGCTTCTTGAAAGAAAAGCTCTCACAACAAAGCaagatataaaaataaaagaagaaaaaccaAGCGCGCCGCCGACAAAAACGTTCAATTCCGAAAGTAAAATTGTATTTTCCCGTATACAACTGGACGAAAGCGACATTCCGAAAAAAGGAATAGAAACAGATTCTAAGAAACTCTTGCGGAAGGTTCTTAAAGAGAAGAAGGAATTGAATGACCTTAAGAACGCGGGAGAAAGCGATAAGTATGCCGAGATAAAGAGCAAAAACGCCTGGAACCGAGCTACCGCTAAAACTCTTGGACACAAG ATTCGAGATGACGTGAACcttctttcgaaaaaaattcagaaacgcaaaaaacaaattaaaaaatcaaaggaTGAATGGACGCAACGGaagcaaaaaattgaatataagaAGGACTTGAAACAGAAGAAACGAACTGAAAATATTAAAGAGCGCGCGGAtaagaagaaaaataagaaaatgcaAAAACTTGCCAAAAAGGGCCGAATCATCCCtggtttttaa
- the LOC129756915 gene encoding uncharacterized protein LOC129756915 isoform X1 produces the protein MEQFSHDLTLALEETSRCYENRTRWVMRRRTRSTGNLPCAPQPTEDSSSSPADQLEMNTSQNSPQLSGGNNLIQSDSDDRHTLAFAFRSRQTPICGNFESDSFNENFSPTRPNMRRKRKFKRMAVGYEASLSASSVTNSSIFPAIVKKRAFNHESLRANLFFCGKRKRSHRDRYMDFESFKQHSSSVPRQRDLFSPKTTSYLECKSRARASSFSSSVPLNRSLISKIEKIAQPADRSVKLCFQFSTPPVKNSDKVEVLSESASMDHELMFDVVDGIVQSEEVPDTSSNIASLPNMVPETSLPLTLLPTQKSSSIDSGKSVPIRATKSKRSSKSRVKHIKKRELMQLQPDERMMNTGMNDLLSSSSLSSSDSEAVESDHEGDDELTDWPGNEGMINFASKNEFKKSSKTRLMKPSLPQIKQQEDIQDDDTLMSTDDVCTKKAAEIEQNTIAIPLNCFAGLKYSPGSSEDLPMDKPCTSIASGGINCDSSSSKPNSSFAMRSSTHASTNLFSAPDLCSDIREIRAGCRRIRDERPGFSIISPANELLSRFLQNEQQVLTLLNINASEHEKLLDLSKLYSLAMHVDGGCVTLSKTSNTMQSVRIDHSNLPKSFADFKRRCYGEEDSLHFNDLSQ, from the exons ATGGAGCAATTTTCCCATGATTTGACGCTTGCTTTGGAGGAAACATCCCGATGCTACGAAAACCGAACACGATGGGTAATGCGCCGAAGGACACGCTCTACGGGAAACTTAC CTTGCGCACCTCAACCAACGGAGGATAGTTCAAGTAGTCCAGCAGATCAACTTGAAATGAACACAAGCCAAAATTCACCGCAATTAAGTGGTGGGAACAATCTGATCCAGAGCGACTCGGACGACCGTCATACATTGGCATTTGCCTTCCGTTCTCGCCAGACGCCTATATGTGGAAACTTCGAGTCTGATTCATTCAACGAGAACTTTAGTCCAACGAG ACCTAACATGAGACGTAAACGAAAGTTCAAACGAATGGCAGTTGGTTACGAAGCATCCTTATCTGCGTCAAGCGTTACTAATAGCTCAATTTTCCCGGCCATCGTCAAGAAACGCGCATTCAATCACGAAAGCCTACG CGCAAATCTCTTTTTCTGTGGTAAGAGAAAAAGAAGCCATCGAGATAGATATATGGACTTTGAATCCTTCAAACAACACTCAAGCAGCGTTCCTCGGCAGCGCGATTTATTTTCCCCAAAAACGACATCATACTTAGAGTGTAAAAGTCGAGCTAGAGCTTCATCTTTTTCATCGAGTGTACCTTTGAACAGGAGTCTAatatcgaaaattgaaaaaatagctcAGCCCGCTGATCGTAGCGTAAAACTGTGCTTCCAATTTTCTACACCTCCTGTCAAGAACTCGGACAAAGTTGAAGTCTTGTCTGAATCAGCGTCAATGGATCACGAACTAATGTTCGATGTAGTGGATGGCATTGTGCAATCTGAAGAGGTACCAGATACATCTTCGAATATCGCTTCACTACCCAATATGGTACCTGAAACTAGCTTACCATTAACACTCCTACCGACACAAAAATCCAGCAGTATCGATTCTGGAAAAAGTGTTCCAATCAGAGCGACGAAAAGCAAACGAAGCTCAAAGTCGAGAGTAAAACATATTAAGAAACGCGAACTGATGCAGCTGCAACCCGATGAACGCATGATGAACACAGGCATGAATGATCTTCTGAGTTCAAGCTCATTAAGCTCTAGTGATTCCGAAGCTGTAGAATCAGATCACGAAGGAGACGACGAGCTAACTGATTGGCCTGGAAATGAAGGAATGATCAACTTTGCATCCAAAAACGAATTCAAAAAGTCCAGCAAAACTCGCCTCATGAAGCCTTCGCTTcctcaaataaaacaacaagAAGATATTCAGGATGATGATACTTTAATGTCTACAGATGATGTTTGTACCAAGAAGGCAGCGGAAATTGAGCAGAATACCATAGCAATACCTTTAAACTGTTTTGCTGGTTTGAAATATTCTCCAGGCTCGTCAGAAGATCTACCCATGGATAAACCATGCACCTCGATTGCTAGCGGTGGTATTAATTGTGACAGCTCTTCAAGTAAACCGAACAGTTCCTTCGCAATGCGTTCATCCACACATGCTTCTACCAACCTGTTCTCGGCTCCAGATCTATGTTCGGATATACGAGAAATACGAGCCGGGTGCCGCCGCATTCGCGACGAAAGGCCAGGGTTTTCAATCATTTCACCAGCAAACGAACTCTTATCGCG gttTCTTCAAAATGAACAACAGGTGCTCACACTTTTGAATATCAACGCAAGTGAGcatgaaaaattacttgatctttcGAAATTATATTCCTTGGCTATGCATGTGGACGGCGGGTGTGTTACGCTCAGTAAAACTAG TAACACCATGCAATCTGTACGGATCGATCACTCTAATTTACcgaaaagtttcgctgacttcAAACGACGCTGTTACGGAGAAGAAGATAGTTTACATTTTAACGATCTTTCACAGTGA
- the LOC129756915 gene encoding uncharacterized protein LOC129756915 isoform X2, translated as MRRRTRSTGNLPCAPQPTEDSSSSPADQLEMNTSQNSPQLSGGNNLIQSDSDDRHTLAFAFRSRQTPICGNFESDSFNENFSPTRPNMRRKRKFKRMAVGYEASLSASSVTNSSIFPAIVKKRAFNHESLRANLFFCGKRKRSHRDRYMDFESFKQHSSSVPRQRDLFSPKTTSYLECKSRARASSFSSSVPLNRSLISKIEKIAQPADRSVKLCFQFSTPPVKNSDKVEVLSESASMDHELMFDVVDGIVQSEEVPDTSSNIASLPNMVPETSLPLTLLPTQKSSSIDSGKSVPIRATKSKRSSKSRVKHIKKRELMQLQPDERMMNTGMNDLLSSSSLSSSDSEAVESDHEGDDELTDWPGNEGMINFASKNEFKKSSKTRLMKPSLPQIKQQEDIQDDDTLMSTDDVCTKKAAEIEQNTIAIPLNCFAGLKYSPGSSEDLPMDKPCTSIASGGINCDSSSSKPNSSFAMRSSTHASTNLFSAPDLCSDIREIRAGCRRIRDERPGFSIISPANELLSRFLQNEQQVLTLLNINASEHEKLLDLSKLYSLAMHVDGGCVTLSKTSNTMQSVRIDHSNLPKSFADFKRRCYGEEDSLHFNDLSQ; from the exons ATGCGCCGAAGGACACGCTCTACGGGAAACTTAC CTTGCGCACCTCAACCAACGGAGGATAGTTCAAGTAGTCCAGCAGATCAACTTGAAATGAACACAAGCCAAAATTCACCGCAATTAAGTGGTGGGAACAATCTGATCCAGAGCGACTCGGACGACCGTCATACATTGGCATTTGCCTTCCGTTCTCGCCAGACGCCTATATGTGGAAACTTCGAGTCTGATTCATTCAACGAGAACTTTAGTCCAACGAG ACCTAACATGAGACGTAAACGAAAGTTCAAACGAATGGCAGTTGGTTACGAAGCATCCTTATCTGCGTCAAGCGTTACTAATAGCTCAATTTTCCCGGCCATCGTCAAGAAACGCGCATTCAATCACGAAAGCCTACG CGCAAATCTCTTTTTCTGTGGTAAGAGAAAAAGAAGCCATCGAGATAGATATATGGACTTTGAATCCTTCAAACAACACTCAAGCAGCGTTCCTCGGCAGCGCGATTTATTTTCCCCAAAAACGACATCATACTTAGAGTGTAAAAGTCGAGCTAGAGCTTCATCTTTTTCATCGAGTGTACCTTTGAACAGGAGTCTAatatcgaaaattgaaaaaatagctcAGCCCGCTGATCGTAGCGTAAAACTGTGCTTCCAATTTTCTACACCTCCTGTCAAGAACTCGGACAAAGTTGAAGTCTTGTCTGAATCAGCGTCAATGGATCACGAACTAATGTTCGATGTAGTGGATGGCATTGTGCAATCTGAAGAGGTACCAGATACATCTTCGAATATCGCTTCACTACCCAATATGGTACCTGAAACTAGCTTACCATTAACACTCCTACCGACACAAAAATCCAGCAGTATCGATTCTGGAAAAAGTGTTCCAATCAGAGCGACGAAAAGCAAACGAAGCTCAAAGTCGAGAGTAAAACATATTAAGAAACGCGAACTGATGCAGCTGCAACCCGATGAACGCATGATGAACACAGGCATGAATGATCTTCTGAGTTCAAGCTCATTAAGCTCTAGTGATTCCGAAGCTGTAGAATCAGATCACGAAGGAGACGACGAGCTAACTGATTGGCCTGGAAATGAAGGAATGATCAACTTTGCATCCAAAAACGAATTCAAAAAGTCCAGCAAAACTCGCCTCATGAAGCCTTCGCTTcctcaaataaaacaacaagAAGATATTCAGGATGATGATACTTTAATGTCTACAGATGATGTTTGTACCAAGAAGGCAGCGGAAATTGAGCAGAATACCATAGCAATACCTTTAAACTGTTTTGCTGGTTTGAAATATTCTCCAGGCTCGTCAGAAGATCTACCCATGGATAAACCATGCACCTCGATTGCTAGCGGTGGTATTAATTGTGACAGCTCTTCAAGTAAACCGAACAGTTCCTTCGCAATGCGTTCATCCACACATGCTTCTACCAACCTGTTCTCGGCTCCAGATCTATGTTCGGATATACGAGAAATACGAGCCGGGTGCCGCCGCATTCGCGACGAAAGGCCAGGGTTTTCAATCATTTCACCAGCAAACGAACTCTTATCGCG gttTCTTCAAAATGAACAACAGGTGCTCACACTTTTGAATATCAACGCAAGTGAGcatgaaaaattacttgatctttcGAAATTATATTCCTTGGCTATGCATGTGGACGGCGGGTGTGTTACGCTCAGTAAAACTAG TAACACCATGCAATCTGTACGGATCGATCACTCTAATTTACcgaaaagtttcgctgacttcAAACGACGCTGTTACGGAGAAGAAGATAGTTTACATTTTAACGATCTTTCACAGTGA
- the LOC129754492 gene encoding 26S proteasome regulatory subunit 6B: MADIEMLVSDKDESDVRPAKDINLDESDMEDLYTKYKKLQKMLEFLEVQEEYIKDEQRNLKKEYLHAQEEVKRIQSVPLVIGQFLEAVDQNNGIVGSTTGSNYFVRILSTIDRELLKPSASVALHKHSNALVDVLPPEADSSISMLQADEKPEVQYSDIGGMDMQKQEIREAVELPLTHFELYKQIGIDPPRGVLMYGPPGCGKTMLAKAVAHHTTAAFIRVVGSEFVQKYLGEGPRMVRDVFRLAKENSPAIIFIDEIDAIATKRFDAQTGADREVQRILLELLNQMDGFDQTTNVKVIMATNRADTLDPALLRPGRLDRKIEFPLPDRRQKRLIFSTITAKMNLSEDVDLEDYIARPDKISGADINAICQEAGMHAVRENRYIVLAKDFEKGYKNNIKKDETEHEFYK, from the exons ATGGCTGATATAGAAATGCTTGTGTCCGATAAG GACGAATCTGATGTGCGCCCAGCGAAGGACATAAACCTAGATGAATCTGATATGGAAGATTTATACACCAAATATAAG aaattgcaaaaaatgttAGAGTTTCTTGAGGTCCAGGAGGAGTATATCAAAGATGAACAGCGTAATTTGAAAAAGGAATATCTTCATGCTCAAGAAGAAGTTAAGCGTATTCAATCTGTACCACTGGTGATTggacaatttttggaagcgGTCGATCAAAACAATGGCATTGTAGGGTCGACTACTGGGTCGAATTATTTTGTGCGAATTCTTTCTACGATTGATCGGGAGTTGTTGAAACCGTCGGCCAGTGTGGCTTTGCATAAGCATAGTAACGCGTTGGTCGATGTGTTGCCCCCGGAGGCGGACAGTTCTATATCAATGCTGCAAGCTGATGAAAAACCTGAAGTTCAGTATTCAGACATCGGTGGTATGGACATGCAAAAACAGGAGATTCGCGAAGCAGTTGAACTTCCATTGACTCATTTTGAATTGTATAAGCAAATTGGTATTGACCCACCAAGAGGTGTTCTGATGTATGGTCCCCCGGGATGTGGCAAAACAATGTTGGCTAAAGCCGTTGCCCATCATACCACTGCTGCTTTTATAAG aGTTGTGGGATCTGAATTTGTCCAGAAGTACTTGGGTGAAGGACCTCGCATGGTTCGTGATGTCTTCCGTTTAGCTAAAGAAAATTCCCCAGCTATAATTTTCATTGACGAGATCGATGCTATCGCAACGAAAAGATTTGATGCTCAAACAGGAGCGGATCGTGAAGTGCAGCGAATTCTCCTCGAACTTCTCAATCAGATGGATGGTTTTGATCAAACGACCAATGTCAAGGTTATTATGGCCACCAATCGTGCCGATACTCTGGATCCGGCATTGCTCAGACCCGGACGCCTTGATCGTAAGATTGAGTTCCCCTTGCCCGATCGAAGACAAAAACGATTAATTTTCTCAACTATCACTGCAAAAATGAACCTTTCTGAAGACGTTGATCTAGAGGATTACATAGCAAGACCCGATAAAATATCTGGTGCGGATATTAACGCCATTTGTCAGGAAGCTGGGATGCATGCTGTTCGTGAAAACAG ATACATCGTTTTGGCTAAAGATTTCGAGAAAGgctacaaaaataacattaagAAAGATGAAACTGAACACGAGTTCTACAAATAA